A genome region from Littorina saxatilis isolate snail1 linkage group LG16, US_GU_Lsax_2.0, whole genome shotgun sequence includes the following:
- the LOC138950787 gene encoding uncharacterized protein, whose product MPSTCCCVYGCSNRSGHLFPKDPNRRKQWETAVKREEEKKNWKATNCSIVCKEHFLPSDYHASDFGTDGLPRKQKYLKKTAVPSIFHWTKIRTPAQNSREERLSKRRKIQTAKKAAEWESLHAEENESYEPDIIIQDEEFIIEAEVEIDSTEVNASDTVESKPAPCSSTDSYFFPTSSTTTSHEFGPQVETVQACQGTKGINSVQQPYLCIDSIKHSDKFVHHYTGLESYSIFQHALWSLGENINCLKYAYSKSCACLSVENQFLLMLVKLRRHYPHIELARMFGVSEFTVQNVFVTWVNFCYLQWGEINWWPDRHLVTHFCPTDFKLKFPTTRVIVDATEVRVKQPSNPRAQKASFSTYKHGNTVKVLVGVTPSGLTSYVSDAYGGSTSDRQIVERSPLPLLCESGDSIMADKGFNVQDIFAPRNVLINIPAFFKKKNRLGVATLQKDRKIASKRVHVERIIGMAKVYTICQHKLNLLETRLASRISTVCFYLCNFRKTVVSRFA is encoded by the exons ATGCCGAGTACATGTTGTTGTGTTTACGGATGTTCGAATCGATCGGGACATCTATTTCCAAAGGATCCTAATCGTCGCAAACAATGGGAAACTGCAGTGAAgcgggaggaggagaagaagaattgGAAGGCTACCAACTGCAGCATTGTGTGCAAGGAGCATTTTCTTCCAAGTGACTACCATGCTTCGGACTTTGGAACTGACG GGTTGCCGCGGAAGCAGAAATATCTAAAGAAGACGGCAGTACCAAGCATCTTCCATTGGACCAAAATCAGGACCCCAGCTCAAAACAGCAGAGAGGAAAGACTGTCGAAGCGACGAAAAATCCAAACTGCAAAAAAAGCTGCTGAGTGGGAAAGCCTTCATGCAGAGGAGAATGAAAGTTATGAAcctgacataattatacaagaTGAAGAATTTATTATTGAAGCTGAAGTGGAGATTGATTctactgaagtcaatgcatctGACACTGTGGAAAGTAAACCTGCACCCTGTTCTTCAACAGATAGCTATTTTTTCCCTACTAGTAGTACTACAACCAGCCATGAATTTGGACCTCAAGTCGAGACAGTACAAGCTTGCCAAGGAACCAAGGGCATCAACAGTGTGCAACAGCCCTACTTATGTATTGATTCTATCAAACACTCTGACAAATTTGTGCATCATTACACAGGACTTGAAAGCTACTCTATTTTCCAGCATGCCCTTTGGTCTCTGGGTGAAAACATTAACTGTCTCAAATATGCTTATTCTAAATCTTgtgcttgtttgtctgttgaAAATCAGTTCCTTTTGATGCTCGTTAAATTGAGGCGGCATTACCCACATATTGAATTAGCAAGAATGTTTGGTGTGTCAGAGTTTACTGTGCAGAATGTTTTTGTAACATGGGTAAACTTCTGCTACCTTCAGTGGGGAGAAATAAATTGGTGGCCAGATCGTCATTTAGTAACCCACTTCTGCCCGACAGATTTTAAACTCAAATTTCCTACCACAAGGGTCATTGTTGATGCGACAGAAGTGAGGGTAAAACAGCCATCAAACCCAAGAGCACAGAAAGCTAGTTTCTCCACCTATAAACATGGCAACACAGTAAAAGTATTGGTAGGTGTCACCCCTAGTGGTCTAACATCATATGTGTCTGATGCATATGGGGGTTCCACAAGTGACAGACAGATTGTTGAGCGCAGCCCACTACCCCTTCTTTGTGAAAGTGGGGACTCCATTATGGCTGACAAGGGGTTTAACGTTCAAGACATTTTTGCACCAAGAAATGTACTGATCAACATACCAGCATTttttaagaagaaaaacagGCTAGGTGTTGCTACCTtgcaaaaagacagaaaaattgCCAGCAAGAGGGTGCATGTTGAAAGAATAATTGGCATGGCCAAAGTTTACACCATCTGTCAACATAAACTTAACCTGTTAGAGACAAGACTTGCATCCAGAATCAGCACAGTATGCTTTTATCTGTGTAACTTCAGAAAAACAGTGGTCAGTCGCTTTGCGTAA